The genomic DNA TGAGGGATAGGGCTGTAATCTCTAACACCCTGGCAGTATGGTTCCAGAGCTGGATCTAGCCCCATCAGCACTGCCGTGAGCCCACCTAACCCCTTGAAGTCAGACCATTTGTCTGGGCTGCTCCTGTCGCAAACTCCGATTTTGCTTGGAACAAGCGCCCTCTTAATTTGCCCCTCTCAGTTCTCTGCAGTTGGCAGCTTGGAAAAGGAAGCGAAACAAAGGTCCCTGGGAAAGTGAAGTTTTCAATTAATTTGGTGTGAGGAACGGGTAGGAGTGGGTGGTGACTGCAAATTGCGAGGCCGGTCGGCTGCTGGAAAGACACAGAAGTTTCACGGCGGGCGGCTGAGTGGCTTTCTTCCCCGGAGCCCTTCTCAGGGTCTTTCTGCGGGTCGAAGAAGGACCCGTGGGAGCTGAGGGGCCCAGGTCGGAAGCGACTGCAGGCTGGCCCAAGAGTAGAGGCCAGTAGCGTTGAGTAGGCATCCCTGGACTTTTCTCTCTGGCACAGATTGTCAGGCTCACTGCGCCGATGCTTGTCTTTCATCAGTTTAAGTCTCTGCCGCCAGCCCCAAGGGCGCTTCGTGGGCATTTTCCGGACGGACAGCGTGTGTGTATAGGAAGGGTCTGCTCCAATGCCTCTTATCTGTGTGAAATGCCTTTGCCGGGTACCAGTGCGCAAGGTAGGGCACATTAACTCACTCAGATTTGGGGTCTAGAGATCCACTAACTGAGGGATTCAGCAACAGGATAAAAAATGGGCCTGTTTTCACATCATTCTGATCATCTCTGTCCTTCGTCTTCATTTTGCTATGCAACTCGGGGAGCCGAGGAGAGGTGGCAAAAACAGCGGTTGCCGAGACAAGGCGCAGGCCTCGGCGCCCGCCTCAGTCGCAGACAGGGCCTGGGATGGGCCGTCGCGCAATCAACTCGTGGGGGTGGCTGCAGCGCGTACGCCTGGGTCGGGGGGAGGGCGGGAATGGGAGGTGGACCCTGCAAGGGGCAGGAGAAGGGTGGGGACCGGGGTGGGTGGGTCCAGCCGGGAGCCAGGCTCCCCCGGGTCCCTACCCCCACGTGGCCGCGCGCAGCCAATGGCACGCCCCCGGCGGGCGCCCTCGGGGCGGGAGGCGGCCCCCCGACCGGCCCAGGCCCCCTCCCAACCTGAACTTCGTTTTTATAAACGTCCCGCGATGAGCTAACCTGTTGGAGGGCGGGAGGGCCGGAGGCGGGAGGCTCACAGAGGGAGAGAGGGCTAGAGGAAGAGGGCGGGAGCGAGCGaaccagagagaaaggagaggagggaggaggcgcGCCGCGCCATGGTGTCCTGCgcggggccagggccagggccggGGCCAGGCCAGGCCGGGCCATGAGCCGCGCTGGGTGCTGGGACATGGACGGGTTGCGGGCGGACGGCGGGGGCGCCGGTGGCGCCCcggcctcttcctcctcctcctcggtggcggcggcggcggcgtcaGGCCAGTGCCGCGGCTTTCTCTCCGCGCCTGTGTTCGCCGGGACACATTcggggcgggcggcggcggcggcggcggcggcggcggcggcggcagcctCCGGCTTTGCATATCCCGGGACCTCTGAGCGCACGGGCTCCTCCTCGTCGTCGTCGTCTTCTGCCGCTGTAGCGGCGCGCCCGGAGGCTCCCTCAGCCAAAGAGTGCCCAGCGCCCACGCCTGCTGCGGCCGCTGCAGCGCCCCCGAGCGCTCCAGCGCTGGGCTACGGCTACCACTTCGGCAACGGCTACTACAGCTGCCGCATGTCGCACGGCGTGGGCTTACAGCAGAATGCGCTCAAGTCATCGCCGCATGCCTCGCTGGGAGGCTTCCCCGTGGAGAAGTACATGGACGTGTCAGGCCTGGCGAGCAGCAGCGTACCGGCCAACGAGGTGCCAGCGCGAGCCAAGGAAGTATCCTTCTACCAGGGTTATACGAGCCCTTACCAGCATGTGCCCGGCTATATCGACATGGTGTCCACTTTCGGCTCCGGGGAGCCTCGGCACGAGGCCTACATCTCCATGGAGGGGTACCAGTCCTGGACGCTGGCTAACGGGTGGAACAGCCAGGTGTACTGCGCCAAGGACCAGCCACAGGGGTCCCACTTTTGGAAATCTTCCTTTCCAGGTAGGGGCGATGGAGAAAAGGGACCTACACgagggagggggagagacaagaagaaaagaaaggactaAGAGTATTCGCCCCTACTTGGGAGTGGGTGCCTGTGCTCCACACCTGACCAGGGTTAACCCAGTGGAAGTTTGTCCAGTTCGTGTGAAATCTGTAAATTCCTCCTCTGATTTCAACTGCCTCCGTCACTGCCCTTTCTTTCCTGTGTGCAGCGCAG from Piliocolobus tephrosceles isolate RC106 chromosome 11, ASM277652v3, whole genome shotgun sequence includes the following:
- the HOXD13 gene encoding homeobox protein Hox-D13; protein product: MSRAGCWDMDGLRADGGGAGGAPASSSSSSVAAAAASGQCRGFLSAPVFAGTHSGRAAAAAAAAAAAAASGFAYPGTSERTGSSSSSSSSAAVAARPEAPSAKECPAPTPAAAAAAPPSAPALGYGYHFGNGYYSCRMSHGVGLQQNALKSSPHASLGGFPVEKYMDVSGLASSSVPANEVPARAKEVSFYQGYTSPYQHVPGYIDMVSTFGSGEPRHEAYISMEGYQSWTLANGWNSQVYCAKDQPQGSHFWKSSFPGDVALNQPDMCVYRRGRKKRVPYTKLQLKELENEYAINKFINKDKRRRISAATNLSERQVTIWFQNRRVKDKKIVSKLKDTVS